One Chryseobacterium sp. StRB126 genomic region harbors:
- the ytxJ gene encoding bacillithiol system redox-active protein YtxJ, with amino-acid sequence MSFFDKIFGGNNNETSDQKSFWQNIKSEEDLEKAIESSYQHKIAIFKHSTSCFISKTVLRNFEKEVENSDQEVQVYFLDLLAHRPLSNKIAEDFGIRHESPQLIVIENGKPVNSASHQDISLSQIV; translated from the coding sequence ATGAGTTTTTTTGATAAAATATTCGGTGGAAATAATAATGAAACCTCTGATCAAAAATCTTTCTGGCAAAATATAAAGTCTGAAGAAGACCTGGAAAAAGCCATTGAAAGTTCTTATCAGCATAAAATAGCAATATTCAAGCATTCAACAAGCTGTTTTATCAGCAAGACTGTATTGAGAAATTTTGAAAAGGAGGTTGAGAACTCTGATCAGGAGGTACAGGTATATTTTCTTGATTTATTAGCTCACCGGCCTCTTTCCAATAAAATTGCTGAGGATTTCGGGATAAGGCATGAAAGTCCGCAGCTGATTGTTATTGAAAACGGAAAGCCCGTTAACAGCGCTTCGCACCAGGACATTTCTTTAAGCCAGATTGTATAA
- a CDS encoding YfiT family bacillithiol transferase, whose product MNDLENKKFPIGRFEAPENICDTTLDTYIKAINDFPGKLKNLIEHFTDEQLDTPYREGGWTVRQLVNHIADSHSNSFIRFKLALTEDNPTIKPYDEAKWAELQDSIHMPIKPAMRILKGTHQRWTTLLKSLTNKQFERTFHHPEHNRNYNLRDNLALYVWHCNHHFAHIENLKKEKGW is encoded by the coding sequence ATGAATGATCTTGAGAACAAAAAATTTCCAATAGGGCGGTTCGAAGCACCGGAAAATATCTGTGATACCACTTTAGACACCTATATTAAAGCCATTAATGACTTTCCCGGAAAACTAAAGAATCTCATTGAACATTTTACAGATGAACAGCTTGATACCCCTTATAGGGAAGGAGGGTGGACAGTGAGACAGCTTGTTAATCATATTGCTGACAGCCATAGCAACAGTTTTATCCGTTTTAAGTTAGCGCTTACCGAAGATAACCCAACCATCAAACCTTATGACGAAGCTAAATGGGCAGAACTTCAAGACAGCATTCACATGCCGATAAAGCCAGCGATGAGAATACTAAAAGGAACTCACCAACGATGGACAACACTTCTTAAAAGTCTTACCAATAAACAGTTTGAAAGAACCTTCCATCATCCTGAGCATAACAGAAATTATAATTTAAGGGATAATCTTGCTTTATATGTCTGGCACTGTAACCATCATTTTGCCCATATTGAAAATCTGAAGAAAGAAAAGGGTTGGTAA
- a CDS encoding dihydrodipicolinate synthase family protein: protein MKNVPFKGIIAYPITPFHENNTINLPLFKNMVEKLVVSGSHGIASLGSAGVMPYLSDEEKEAVTEATLQQVKGRVPTLIGVSNLTTEKTVYHAQFAEKAGADAVMIIPMSYWKLTDDEIVAHYDTVASTISIPIMAYNNPATGGVDMSPALLKRLLEIPNVTMIKESTGDIQRMHYLRKELGEDVAFYNGSNPLALAAFSAGATGWCTAAANLIPELNLKLYQAIQNNQLHEAQNVFYKQVELLKFIVAKGLPRAVKAGLDILGEESGYLRNPLKSLTEIETEELRKILNEIRN from the coding sequence ATGAAAAACGTTCCATTTAAAGGAATTATCGCATATCCTATTACTCCGTTTCATGAAAACAACACCATCAATCTTCCGCTTTTTAAAAATATGGTTGAAAAACTGGTCGTCTCCGGAAGCCACGGAATTGCGTCACTGGGAAGTGCCGGTGTTATGCCTTACTTATCTGACGAAGAAAAGGAAGCAGTAACAGAAGCAACCCTACAACAAGTAAAAGGAAGAGTTCCCACGCTTATAGGTGTTTCCAACCTGACCACAGAAAAAACCGTCTACCACGCACAGTTTGCTGAAAAGGCAGGTGCTGATGCTGTAATGATTATTCCCATGAGCTACTGGAAACTGACTGATGATGAAATTGTGGCTCATTATGATACAGTAGCCAGCACAATTTCTATTCCGATTATGGCCTATAATAATCCAGCAACCGGTGGAGTAGATATGTCTCCGGCTCTTTTGAAAAGACTACTTGAGATTCCTAATGTAACGATGATTAAGGAAAGTACAGGTGATATACAAAGAATGCATTACTTAAGAAAGGAATTGGGAGAAGATGTAGCTTTTTATAATGGTTCCAATCCATTAGCATTAGCGGCTTTTTCTGCCGGAGCAACAGGCTGGTGTACTGCGGCTGCCAATCTGATCCCTGAGCTGAATCTTAAGCTTTATCAGGCTATTCAGAACAATCAATTGCATGAAGCCCAGAATGTTTTCTACAAACAGGTAGAATTGTTGAAATTTATTGTAGCCAAAGGATTACCCAGAGCAGTTAAAGCTGGGTTAGATATTTTGGGAGAAGAAAGCGGTTATTTGAGAAATCCTTTAAAATCATTGACAGAAATTGAAACTGAAGAGCTGAGAAAGATTCTTAATGAAATAAGAAACTGA
- a CDS encoding Crp/Fnr family transcriptional regulator: protein MKNINNYLAKVLNVPLQNVNTCSLHYEVKKIPKNQFLLQYGEICRHIFFVEKGLLKMYSIDKNGKEHIIQFAPESWLISDRSSLYFNEKSNYYIEAVEDSEVLFLHPDFFNKLVEQFPNSIERSDFLLQKHIRSLQNRINSLLGETAEERYMKFIKMYPDLLLRVPQWMIASYLGITPESLSRVRKELARKNFVPDNK, encoded by the coding sequence ATGAAGAATATTAATAATTATTTAGCCAAAGTTTTAAATGTTCCTCTTCAAAATGTGAACACTTGCAGCCTGCATTATGAAGTAAAAAAGATTCCTAAAAATCAGTTTCTTCTTCAGTATGGTGAAATATGCCGACATATATTCTTTGTAGAAAAAGGGCTCTTGAAAATGTACTCTATTGATAAAAACGGAAAGGAGCATATTATACAGTTTGCTCCTGAAAGCTGGCTGATTTCTGACCGAAGCAGCCTTTATTTCAATGAAAAATCCAATTATTATATAGAAGCAGTAGAAGATTCTGAAGTTTTGTTTCTGCATCCTGATTTCTTCAATAAATTAGTAGAACAATTCCCGAACAGTATTGAGCGTAGCGATTTTCTGCTTCAGAAACACATCAGAAGTCTTCAAAACAGGATCAATTCTTTACTGGGAGAAACGGCAGAGGAAAGGTATATGAAATTTATTAAAATGTATCCGGATTTGCTTCTTAGAGTTCCTCAATGGATGATTGCTTCTTATCTAGGTATTACTCCTGAAAGTTTAAGCCGTGTAAGGAAAGAACTGGCAAGAAAGAACTTTGTTCCGGATAATAAGTAA
- a CDS encoding AraC family transcriptional regulator → MKCGLIEKTQSQFVDTIDKEAYVWLEKDWKHDDYEHVHKRAQLTFVEEGYQYFHIDQKIYLVPQHHVIWVPSGKAHKITSEAKTVNLMVFLFKSVFEEDFYQNVHVFAVPSVLKEMLLYASKWNQSLDENEEQDIFFKAILKSLPNFCKESNGLEIPIPKDSRLIPVCNDINSTFKYNLDIDSLAAKAQMSVRSLQRNFKNETGITLQKYLQLTRILKSIELIDTKQYTLSEVAYKVGYQSLSAFTSSYFAVMKAKPKVLKT, encoded by the coding sequence ATGAAATGTGGACTGATTGAAAAAACACAGAGCCAGTTTGTAGACACCATCGACAAAGAAGCTTATGTATGGCTTGAAAAAGACTGGAAACACGACGACTACGAGCATGTTCACAAACGTGCCCAGCTTACTTTTGTGGAGGAGGGGTACCAATATTTTCACATTGATCAGAAAATTTATCTGGTCCCACAGCATCACGTGATCTGGGTTCCGTCCGGAAAAGCACATAAAATTACTTCAGAAGCAAAAACAGTTAATCTGATGGTCTTTTTATTCAAATCTGTTTTTGAAGAAGACTTTTATCAGAATGTTCATGTATTTGCTGTTCCTTCTGTTTTGAAAGAAATGCTGCTGTATGCTTCAAAATGGAATCAATCTTTGGATGAAAACGAAGAACAGGATATTTTCTTTAAAGCAATTCTGAAAAGCCTTCCTAACTTCTGCAAAGAAAGCAATGGACTTGAGATTCCTATTCCCAAGGACAGCAGATTAATTCCTGTTTGTAATGATATCAATTCCACCTTTAAATATAATCTGGATATTGATTCCCTGGCAGCCAAGGCACAAATGTCAGTAAGAAGTCTTCAGCGAAACTTTAAAAATGAAACAGGAATTACTTTACAAAAATACCTTCAACTCACCAGAATATTAAAAAGCATTGAACTTATTGATACAAAACAATATACTTTAAGTGAAGTAGCCTACAAAGTAGGATATCAAAGTTTATCTGCCTTTACTTCATCATATTTCGCGGTGATGAAAGCTAAACCTAAAGTACTTAAAACCTAA
- a CDS encoding cupin domain-containing protein has translation MDKTQFSSKDFHETYARPKYVKPAHLIHKNVENAGEHNQFSTERKHPVFFVDLPSKNVSMTIGGLLPGQQTNRHRHTYETVLFVLEGKGWTEVEDERVYWEAGDAVYIPSWAWHKHQNLSDTEPAKYIACENAPQLQNLGVALREEEGRDL, from the coding sequence ATGGACAAGACACAGTTCAGTTCAAAAGACTTTCACGAAACCTATGCAAGACCAAAGTATGTAAAACCGGCTCATTTAATTCATAAAAATGTAGAAAATGCAGGGGAGCACAATCAGTTTTCAACAGAAAGGAAACACCCGGTTTTCTTTGTAGATCTTCCAAGCAAAAATGTAAGTATGACCATTGGCGGATTACTACCCGGACAACAAACCAACAGACACCGTCACACGTATGAAACCGTATTGTTTGTGCTCGAAGGAAAGGGCTGGACAGAAGTGGAAGATGAAAGAGTATATTGGGAAGCAGGAGATGCCGTTTATATTCCATCGTGGGCATGGCATAAGCACCAGAACCTGAGTGATACAGAACCTGCCAAATATATTGCCTGTGAAAATGCACCACAATTGCAGAACTTAGGGGTAGCCCTGAGAGAAGAAGAGGGTAGAGACCTTTAA
- a CDS encoding DUF1569 domain-containing protein — protein sequence MVKKHLNNPIYYKEITDRISRLSADSQKKWGKMDVCQMLTHCDLVLQVALRKIELPPINLLFETIGIVTKLEMYVFNNGIPRNMPTFQKLIVNFECDFDESKTNLLKTLKEFREACENRKLPDRHRLFGNMTEKDWEFLEYKHLDHHLKQFNV from the coding sequence TTGGTAAAGAAACATCTTAATAATCCAATATATTATAAGGAAATTACAGACAGAATTTCCAGATTATCTGCAGACAGCCAAAAAAAATGGGGAAAAATGGATGTCTGCCAGATGCTAACGCATTGTGATCTAGTTCTTCAGGTCGCTCTGCGAAAAATTGAACTTCCCCCTATTAATCTTCTCTTTGAGACCATAGGAATCGTTACAAAACTGGAAATGTATGTTTTCAATAACGGAATTCCCAGAAACATGCCTACTTTTCAAAAACTAATCGTTAATTTTGAGTGTGATTTTGATGAATCAAAAACCAATCTACTGAAAACGCTGAAGGAATTCCGGGAAGCCTGTGAAAACAGAAAACTACCTGATAGACACAGATTGTTCGGAAACATGACTGAAAAAGACTGGGAATTTTTAGAATATAAACATCTAGATCATCACTTAAAACAATTTAATGTATGA
- a CDS encoding Atu1372/SO_1960 family protein, with amino-acid sequence MAQQKAKILVLIHSDNGGTYELAKEIAKGIESENNATSYIKLVKSSQNQNLKGLPVATVDELTNYDGIAFGSPVYFGNISTGMSEFLSKTVQLWTNHALEGVPAAVFMSAGSGAGKELALQAFWNSLAVHGMILVSNGIRGTEELNKAIPQGNSVLGITTMASLKDVECPTKGERALAELQGKNFAKVSLALKDTRQKKTAAIVENRQNFNEILKQKNIILPQVPKPAGNYQPFVRSGNLVFINQVALKDGKIFNAGKLGVDVNEQQVKDAARVTMLNVLSVLNEAVGGDLSRVKQCVQLTGIFNTKDDYTKHADLMNVASDLTAEVFGEKGKHARATFGASSIPVNSSVEIQAVFEVE; translated from the coding sequence ATGGCACAGCAGAAAGCTAAAATATTGGTTCTTATCCATTCAGACAATGGTGGCACCTACGAACTGGCCAAAGAAATTGCCAAAGGTATTGAGAGCGAGAATAATGCTACTTCTTATATCAAACTGGTTAAGTCCTCACAGAATCAAAATCTGAAAGGGTTACCGGTTGCAACAGTAGATGAGCTAACCAACTATGACGGAATTGCTTTTGGATCACCTGTATACTTTGGAAATATCAGTACCGGAATGAGCGAATTTTTATCTAAAACCGTCCAGCTTTGGACCAATCATGCTTTGGAAGGAGTTCCGGCAGCTGTTTTTATGTCTGCAGGAAGCGGTGCGGGAAAAGAACTGGCTCTTCAGGCTTTCTGGAACAGTCTTGCTGTACATGGCATGATACTGGTATCTAATGGAATTCGCGGAACTGAAGAGTTGAACAAAGCCATTCCACAGGGAAATTCGGTATTAGGAATCACAACTATGGCTTCTCTGAAAGATGTTGAATGTCCAACAAAAGGAGAGAGAGCTTTGGCAGAACTTCAAGGGAAGAATTTTGCAAAAGTATCGTTAGCATTGAAAGATACACGCCAGAAAAAAACTGCTGCCATCGTTGAAAATCGTCAGAATTTTAATGAAATTTTAAAACAAAAAAATATTATTCTTCCACAAGTTCCTAAGCCTGCAGGAAATTATCAGCCATTTGTACGTTCTGGGAATCTTGTTTTCATCAATCAGGTTGCTTTAAAGGATGGAAAAATTTTCAATGCCGGAAAGTTAGGGGTAGATGTTAATGAACAACAGGTAAAAGATGCTGCCAGAGTTACCATGCTGAATGTTCTATCTGTTCTTAACGAAGCAGTAGGTGGTGATTTGAGCAGAGTAAAACAATGTGTACAGCTTACTGGAATTTTCAACACAAAGGATGATTATACCAAACATGCTGATCTGATGAACGTAGCGTCGGATCTTACAGCTGAAGTTTTTGGAGAGAAAGGAAAACATGCAAGAGCAACATTTGGGGCTTCTTCCATTCCTGTGAATTCTTCGGTGGAGATTCAGGCTGTTTTTGAAGTGGAATAA
- a CDS encoding DMT family transporter, translating into MMTNTISKDQALSGWINGFIGVLLFSGSMPATKLAVMEMDPIFATIARAVIAGILALSVLLIYKEKRPAKHQLFSLVLVAIGCVIGFPLLSSLALQYLTSAHSIVFLGMLPLATAIFGVFRGGEKPHPVFWIFSVIGSLLVVGYAFSQGISASPIGDILMLLAIILCGMGYAEGAKLSKTLGGWQVISWALVISLPIMLPLFFIYFPSNIESISFKGWFGLGYISLFSMFIGFIFWYKGLAQGGITTVGQLQLLQPFFGLALAAYLLHEQVSIGMLGITVGVILCVVGTKRFAK; encoded by the coding sequence ATGATGACAAATACAATTTCAAAAGACCAAGCTTTAAGCGGCTGGATTAATGGTTTCATAGGGGTGTTGCTATTCAGCGGTTCCATGCCCGCCACCAAGCTTGCAGTGATGGAAATGGACCCTATATTCGCTACTATTGCGCGTGCTGTAATTGCTGGAATTCTGGCGCTTTCCGTTTTATTGATTTATAAGGAAAAACGCCCGGCAAAACATCAGTTATTTTCCTTAGTACTGGTTGCTATAGGGTGCGTCATAGGATTTCCTTTACTTTCTTCATTAGCCTTGCAGTATCTTACCTCTGCTCATTCTATTGTATTCTTAGGAATGTTACCTTTGGCTACTGCTATTTTCGGGGTTTTCCGTGGCGGAGAGAAACCACATCCTGTATTCTGGATCTTTTCTGTGATTGGCAGTCTTTTAGTTGTTGGATATGCTTTTTCTCAGGGTATTTCAGCGTCTCCAATTGGAGACATTCTGATGCTTCTGGCCATCATTCTGTGTGGAATGGGCTATGCAGAAGGAGCAAAACTATCTAAAACATTAGGCGGATGGCAGGTTATTTCATGGGCTTTGGTTATATCTTTACCTATTATGCTCCCTTTATTTTTTATTTATTTCCCTTCCAATATTGAATCCATAAGCTTTAAAGGGTGGTTTGGCTTAGGTTATATTTCCCTGTTCAGTATGTTTATCGGGTTTATATTCTGGTATAAAGGATTAGCACAGGGCGGAATTACTACCGTAGGACAGCTTCAGCTATTGCAGCCATTTTTCGGTCTTGCTTTAGCGGCATACCTTCTTCACGAACAGGTAAGCATAGGTATGTTGGGAATTACAGTTGGAGTGATTTTATGCGTTGTAGGTACTAAAAGATTTGCAAAATAG
- a CDS encoding helix-turn-helix domain-containing protein, producing the protein MQISPPKHLAPFIRHYIILENNGKDVKNVRLFTDGSSGLILSATINLFSHHPEEHIPASFFYGTLNRYKDFYSKGNFSFIAVVFQPYFLNMLLKTSAKEVKNQIISVEDVVKDKFTTFQESLFYKTNPLTVIDDLNIFFSQFISKEIGVDYQLIGAIQQYILQHKGSVSSRDLENFTGYSERHLERKFEDYLGISPKKYTNIIRLHYFLSLMNQEISDENMTALSYHAGYSDQSHLIREFKKNIGLTPRQYIRTENKMAVNFIEL; encoded by the coding sequence ATGCAGATTTCACCTCCAAAACATCTGGCCCCCTTCATTCGACATTATATCATCCTAGAAAACAATGGAAAGGATGTAAAGAACGTCAGATTATTTACTGATGGCAGCAGTGGATTGATTTTGTCTGCTACTATAAATCTGTTTTCTCATCATCCGGAGGAACACATACCGGCTTCATTTTTTTATGGAACATTGAACAGGTATAAAGATTTTTATTCAAAAGGTAATTTTTCCTTTATAGCAGTGGTTTTTCAACCTTATTTTTTAAATATGCTTTTGAAAACCTCTGCAAAAGAAGTTAAAAATCAGATTATTTCTGTGGAAGATGTAGTAAAGGACAAGTTCACCACTTTCCAGGAAAGTCTTTTTTATAAAACAAATCCATTAACGGTTATTGATGATCTGAATATTTTTTTCTCGCAATTTATATCGAAAGAGATTGGAGTTGATTATCAACTTATAGGAGCTATTCAGCAATACATTCTACAGCATAAAGGTTCCGTATCATCCAGAGATCTGGAAAACTTTACAGGATATTCTGAACGGCATCTGGAAAGAAAGTTTGAAGACTATCTGGGCATTTCTCCTAAAAAATATACTAATATTATCCGTCTTCATTATTTTTTAAGCCTTATGAATCAGGAAATCAGTGATGAAAATATGACTGCTCTTTCTTATCATGCCGGGTATTCTGATCAGTCCCATCTGATTAGAGAATTTAAAAAGAATATAGGACTTACTCCGCGACAATATATAAGAACAGAAAATAAAATGGCAGTCAACTTCATTGAGCTGTAA
- a CDS encoding PLP-dependent aminotransferase family protein has protein sequence MLRPWKLEFEIDKKLDKAVYLQIADIIIADIRSGRLKPGDTLPGSRNLATMLKINRNTVVEAYQVLINEEWVISKERKGIFVSENLPALHEKKVYRTSDISDHLMIPQGMMITFDDGHPDSKIAPVTELARAYRQIFGIKAKWQMMGYGDEHGDIEFRKTISQMLNHQRGMQINELEISITRGSQMAMFLTAQSLLTSGDFVIVEDPGYQPAWQAFEYSGAKLLPVSVDENGICVDDIEELLSQHKTIKAIYITPHRQYPTMVTLSLSRRLRLIELANQHNIIIIEDDYDNEFHFGYRPILPISSFPELNNYVYVGTLSKVVAPALRIGYLATKNQNLLQRIGSLRKIIDVHGDVIMEQAVLQLIKEGAVKKHIRKATAHYKHKRDFVYGILNKYMKDVAYFTLPEGGLAFWIVPKIILDWDKATSLLLEKNIKIIHPKQYSRNLVNGFRLSYGSVSEEQLEQSIQIIAEIFKQLS, from the coding sequence ATGTTGAGACCTTGGAAATTAGAATTTGAAATTGATAAAAAGCTTGATAAAGCCGTTTATTTACAGATAGCAGACATTATTATCGCAGACATCCGTTCCGGAAGATTGAAACCCGGTGATACACTTCCTGGTAGCCGGAATCTGGCAACCATGTTGAAAATCAACAGAAATACGGTGGTTGAAGCTTATCAGGTATTAATTAATGAAGAATGGGTAATTTCCAAAGAAAGGAAAGGTATTTTTGTTTCTGAAAATCTTCCTGCTTTACATGAAAAAAAAGTTTATAGAACATCAGATATATCAGATCATTTAATGATACCTCAAGGGATGATGATTACCTTTGATGATGGCCATCCGGACAGTAAAATAGCTCCTGTAACAGAACTGGCAAGAGCCTACCGGCAGATTTTCGGAATCAAAGCAAAATGGCAGATGATGGGCTATGGAGATGAACATGGCGACATCGAATTTAGGAAAACAATCTCCCAAATGCTGAATCATCAACGAGGCATGCAGATTAATGAACTTGAAATTTCGATTACAAGAGGAAGTCAGATGGCCATGTTTCTGACCGCTCAGAGTCTTTTAACTTCAGGAGATTTTGTGATTGTTGAAGATCCAGGCTATCAACCGGCATGGCAGGCTTTTGAGTACTCTGGAGCAAAACTGCTGCCTGTATCTGTAGATGAAAATGGAATTTGTGTAGATGATATAGAAGAACTTTTGTCTCAGCATAAAACTATAAAAGCAATCTATATTACCCCTCACAGACAATATCCAACGATGGTTACTTTAAGCTTATCAAGACGGTTAAGATTGATAGAGCTTGCCAATCAGCATAATATCATAATTATTGAAGATGATTATGATAATGAGTTTCATTTCGGTTACCGCCCTATTCTGCCTATTTCAAGCTTTCCCGAACTCAATAACTATGTATATGTAGGAACCTTAAGTAAGGTGGTGGCACCGGCATTGAGGATTGGATATCTGGCCACTAAAAATCAGAATTTATTACAAAGAATCGGAAGCCTAAGAAAGATTATTGATGTACATGGAGATGTAATTATGGAGCAGGCCGTTTTGCAGTTAATTAAAGAAGGGGCTGTTAAAAAACACATCAGAAAAGCGACAGCTCATTATAAACACAAAAGAGATTTCGTATATGGTATTTTGAATAAGTACATGAAAGATGTTGCCTACTTTACCCTGCCTGAAGGAGGATTGGCGTTTTGGATTGTCCCAAAAATAATACTGGATTGGGATAAAGCCACTTCATTATTATTGGAGAAAAATATTAAGATCATTCATCCAAAGCAATACAGCAGAAATCTTGTCAACGGCTTTAGATTAAGCTATGGTTCTGTTTCAGAAGAACAATTGGAACAAAGTATACAGATTATTGCAGAAATATTTAAACAACTTTCTTAA
- a CDS encoding PLP-dependent aminotransferase family protein, producing the protein MSKEFLYTEIADGIASQIRTGVLKAGDKLPSVRMLCSEHQVSMNTAKRVFLELESQSLVESKPQSGYFVSQFLSVKLPLPEVSRPSLIANNDEPDELISKVYENMGKKDITFFSIGIPSGDLLPQAKLKKEIVHAIRELKEGGTEYEELQGNLKLRRMIAVRSLQWAGNLHENDLITTNGGMNALSFCLMALGKPGDTIAIESPCYPGILQLANGMGLKVLELPTHPTTGIEIEAFKKLIPKIDLCLLIPNFNSPLGSCMPDENKKEIVRILSENNIPLIEDDVYGDLYFGSTRPKCCKSFDKDGNVLYCSSISKTLAPGYRVGWIAPGKYKDKILKLKLLHSTSSISIVNEAVANFLKSGRYEKHLQQLRKTLQSNYQNYVQTIAEYFPEGTKTSRPQGGLSLWVEFDKKIRTTELYDLAIKQNISIAPGRMFTFQKQFENCMRLCIGLPWSEDTQAKLKQVGQLAKKIYLR; encoded by the coding sequence ATGAGTAAAGAATTTTTATACACAGAAATAGCAGATGGCATCGCCTCCCAGATCAGAACTGGAGTATTGAAGGCTGGAGATAAACTTCCGTCTGTAAGAATGCTATGCAGTGAGCATCAAGTAAGCATGAACACAGCTAAACGCGTTTTTCTTGAGCTGGAATCTCAATCTCTTGTAGAATCTAAGCCACAGTCCGGATATTTTGTAAGCCAATTCTTGTCTGTAAAACTTCCGCTGCCAGAAGTGAGCCGTCCTTCTTTGATTGCCAATAATGACGAACCTGATGAATTGATCAGTAAAGTCTATGAAAATATGGGTAAAAAGGACATCACCTTCTTTTCCATTGGAATTCCATCCGGAGATCTTCTTCCTCAGGCCAAACTGAAAAAAGAGATTGTACATGCGATAAGAGAATTAAAAGAGGGCGGAACAGAATATGAAGAACTACAGGGAAACCTGAAGCTGAGAAGAATGATTGCTGTACGCTCATTACAATGGGCTGGAAATCTTCATGAAAATGATCTGATTACTACAAATGGAGGAATGAATGCCCTATCTTTTTGTTTAATGGCTTTAGGAAAACCAGGAGATACCATTGCTATTGAAAGTCCATGTTATCCTGGGATTCTTCAGCTGGCTAACGGAATGGGATTAAAAGTTTTAGAATTACCTACCCATCCTACCACCGGAATAGAAATTGAGGCCTTTAAAAAACTGATTCCCAAAATTGATCTGTGTCTGTTGATTCCTAATTTTAATTCTCCTTTGGGAAGCTGCATGCCTGATGAGAATAAGAAAGAAATTGTAAGAATCCTTTCAGAAAATAATATTCCGTTGATTGAAGATGATGTGTATGGAGACCTTTATTTTGGTTCTACCCGTCCGAAATGCTGCAAATCTTTTGATAAAGATGGCAATGTGCTGTATTGCAGCTCTATTTCAAAAACGTTGGCCCCGGGATATCGTGTAGGGTGGATTGCCCCTGGAAAATATAAAGACAAGATCTTAAAGCTTAAACTTTTGCATTCCACATCTTCTATTTCAATTGTGAATGAGGCTGTTGCTAACTTTTTGAAGTCCGGAAGGTATGAAAAGCACCTTCAGCAGCTTAGAAAAACGTTGCAAAGTAATTATCAGAATTACGTACAAACCATCGCCGAATACTTTCCGGAAGGAACCAAAACCAGTCGCCCACAGGGAGGATTATCCTTATGGGTAGAATTTGATAAAAAAATCCGTACTACAGAGCTTTATGATCTTGCTATTAAACAGAATATAAGCATTGCTCCCGGAAGAATGTTTACGTTCCAGAAACAGTTTGAAAACTGTATGAGACTTTGTATCGGGCTTCCATGGTCAGAAGATACACAGGCAAAACTCAAACAGGTTGGCCAGCTCGCAAAAAAGATTTATTTAAGGTAA